ACGGCCTGGACGTGCTGATCCACCCGGACTACCGTGGCTACCGCCTGGGTCGCCGCCTCTACGAGGCCCGCAAGGAGCTGTGTCGCTCGATGAACCTGCGCGCGATCCTCGCCGGCGGGCGCATCCCGCAGTACCACCAGCATGCCGAGGAGCTCTCGCCCACCGAGTACATCGACAAGGTGGCCCGCAAGGAGCTCCACGACCCCATCCTCTCCTTCCAGCTGGCCAACGACTTCCAGGTCAAGCGCCTGCTGCGCAAGTACCTGCCCGAGGACGAGAAGTCCCAGGGCTACGCGACCCTGCTGGAGTGGAACAACATCCTCTTCGAGCCGGCCGAGCGGGTGCTGGAGACCCGCCCCACCCAGGTCCGGGTCGGCAGCGTCCAATGGCAGATGCGCGAGTTCGCCACGGTGGAGGCGGTGCTGCAGCAGGTGGAGTACTTCGTCGACGCCCTGGCCGACTACCAGAGCGACTTCGCCGTCTTCCCGGAGCTGTTCAACGCCCCCCTGATGGGCCTGCAGGACCGCGCCGCCCAGCAGGACCAGATCGCCGCCATCCGCTTCCTGGCGGGGTTCACCGAGGGCTTCAAGACCGAGCTGTCGCGCATGGCGGTGGCCTACAACATCAACATCGTGGCCGGCTCGATGATCGAGGAACAGGCCGACGGCCGTCTCTACAACGTCGCCTACCTGTGCCATCGGGACGGCACCCTGGAGTGCCAGACCAAGCTGCACATCACCCCCCAGGAACGGCGCGACTGGGTGATCGAGGGCGGCGACGAGCTGCAGGTGTTCGAGACCGATGCCGGCCGGGTGGGCATCCTGATCTGCTACGACGTGGAGTTTCCGGAGCTCTCGCGGCTGCTCGCCGACCAGGACATGGACATCCTCTTCGTGCCCTTCTGGACCGACACCAAGAACGGCTACCTGCGGGTGCGCCACTGCGCCCAGGCGCGGGCCATCGAGAACGAGTGTTACGTGGTGCTGTGCGGCAGCGTCGGCAACGTCCCCTCCATCGAGAACATGGAGATCCAGTACGCCCAGTCCTCGGTGTTCTCGCCCTCGGACTTCGCCTTCCCCCACGACGCCGTGCTGGCCGAGACCACACCCAACACCGAGATGATCATGTTCTCGGACCTGGACCTGACCCGCCTGACGGTGGTGCGCAACGAGGGCTCGGTGACCAACCTCAAGGACCGCCGCCAGGATCTCTTCGACCTGC
The Halomonas sp. M4R1S46 DNA segment above includes these coding regions:
- a CDS encoding bifunctional GNAT family N-acetyltransferase/carbon-nitrogen hydrolase family protein translates to MSLDELHLNLRNLTPDDYPQLKALMDAVYHDIGGAWPEHTIEKLIQEFPDGQIAIEDDGQLVGVALTVRVDYDDFSNPHQYDDLIDQREIILNDPQGDAMYGLDVLIHPDYRGYRLGRRLYEARKELCRSMNLRAILAGGRIPQYHQHAEELSPTEYIDKVARKELHDPILSFQLANDFQVKRLLRKYLPEDEKSQGYATLLEWNNILFEPAERVLETRPTQVRVGSVQWQMREFATVEAVLQQVEYFVDALADYQSDFAVFPELFNAPLMGLQDRAAQQDQIAAIRFLAGFTEGFKTELSRMAVAYNINIVAGSMIEEQADGRLYNVAYLCHRDGTLECQTKLHITPQERRDWVIEGGDELQVFETDAGRVGILICYDVEFPELSRLLADQDMDILFVPFWTDTKNGYLRVRHCAQARAIENECYVVLCGSVGNVPSIENMEIQYAQSSVFSPSDFAFPHDAVLAETTPNTEMIMFSDLDLTRLTVVRNEGSVTNLKDRRQDLFDLRLRDWSWKSGGRTGLEES